Proteins from a single region of Macrotis lagotis isolate mMagLag1 chromosome 2, bilby.v1.9.chrom.fasta, whole genome shotgun sequence:
- the LOC141511623 gene encoding keratin, type II cytoskeletal 73-like: MSRQFTYKSGAKGGFSGCSAVLSGGTSSSSSFRAGGKGLQGGFGSRSLYSLRGTRSISLNVAGGSGRSGGYSFARGRASGFAGSIFGNTALGPMCPSICPPGGIHQVTINKSLLAPLNVELDPEIQKVRTQEREQIKALNNKFASFIDKVRFLEQQNQVLETKWNLLQQLDLSNCKKNLEPIYEGYINNLQRQLETMSGDRVRLDSELRNMRELVEDFKKRYEEEINKRTTAENEFVVLKKDVDAAYSNKVELQAKVESLDGEIKFLKCLYEGEVAQIQSHISDTSVILSMDNNRNLDLGSIIDEVRCQYEETAMKSKTEAENLYQSKFQELQLAASRHGDDLKHTKNEISELSRLIQRLRSEIENVKKQCSNLETAIADAEQRGDCALKDARAKLDELESALHSSKEELARLLRDYQELMSTKLALDIEIATYRKLLEGEECRMSGEYTNSVSISVISSTMAGNTSSATGFGLSGASSYGFRSSSVSGGYGNLGGGCVVGSGTCSPRGESKTQLGSANEYKDNLGKMSLALSSPTKKMTR, translated from the exons CAGCCGTGCTCTCTGGAGGTACCAGCAGCTCATCTTCCTTTAGGGCAGGGGGCAAAGGACTCCAGGGTGGCTTTGGCAGCAGGAGTCTCTATAGCCTGAGAGGAACTAGAAGCATCTCTCTCAATGTGGCTGGTGGAAGTGGGAGGAGTGGGGGTTATAGTTTTGCCCGTGGTCGGGCCAGTGGCTTTGCTGGGAGCATCTTTGGCAATACTGCACTGGGTCCCATGTGCCCGTCAATATGCCCTCCAGGAGGCATTCACCAAGTCACCATCAACAAGAGCCTCTTGGCTCCACTCAATGTGGAGTTGGACCCTGAGATCCAGAAAGTAAGGACCCAGGAGCGGGAGCAGATCAAAGCTCTCAACAACAAGTTTGCCTCTTTCATTGATAAG GTGCGGTTCCTGGAGCAGCAGAACCAGGTGCTGGAGACCAAGTGGAACTTGCTGCAGCAACTGGACCTGAGCAACTGCAAGAAGAATTTAGAACCCATTTATGAGGGTTACATCAACAATCTGCAGAGACAACTAGAGACCATGTCAGGGGATAGGGTGAGACTGGACTCTGAACTGAGGAACATGAGGGAACTTGTGGAGGACTTCAAGAAGAG gtatgaagaagaaattaataaacgGACAACAGCAGAGAATGAGTTTGTGGTGCTCAAGAAG GATGTAGATGCTGCTTATTCAAATAAGGTGGAGCTGCAGGCCAAAGTAGAATCCctagatggagaaataaaattcctTAAGTGCCTATATGAAGGA GAGGTGGCCCAGATCCAGTCACATATCAGTGATACATCTGTCATCCTCTCCATGGATAATAATAGAAACCTGGACTTAGGCAGCATCATCGATGAAGTCAGGTGCCAGTATGAGGAGACTGCTATGAAGAGTAAGACTGAGGCTGAGAACCTGTATCAGTCCAAG TTCCAGGAGTTGCAGCTGGCAGCCAGTCGCCATGGGGATGATCTCAAACACACCAAGAACGAGATTTCAGAGCTGAGCCGGCTCATCCAGAGGCTTCGCTCAGAGATTGAGAATGTGAAGAAGCAG TGCTCCAACTTGGAGACAGCCATTGCAGATGCTGAGCAGAGGGGTGACTGCGCCCTGAAAGATGCCAGGGCCAAGCTGGATGAACTGGAGAGTGCTCTGCATAGCTCTAAGGAGGAGCTGGCCCGCCTGCTACGGGACTACCAGGAGCTGATGAGTACCAAGCTTGCCTTGGACATTGAGATCGCAACCTACAGGAAGCTACTGGAAGGCGAGGAGTGCAG GATGTCTGGAGAGTACACCAACTCTGTGAGCATCT ctGTGATCAGTAGCACTATGGCTGGAAACACCAGCTCAGCGACTGGATTTGGGCTTAGTGGTGCCAGTTCCTATGGCTTCCGGTCCAGCTCAGTCAGTGGTGGCTATGGAAACCTTGGTGGAGGATGTGTCGTTGGAAGTGGGACCTGCAGTCCAAGAGGGGAATCCAAGACCCAACTGGGCAGTGCCAATGAATACAAAGACAACCTTGGGAAGATGTCTTTGGCTCTGAGTTCACCTACTAAGAAAATGACAAGATAA